A single region of the Hirundo rustica isolate bHirRus1 chromosome 17, bHirRus1.pri.v3, whole genome shotgun sequence genome encodes:
- the TBX1 gene encoding T-box transcription factor TBX1 isoform X1, translated as MDENSPLSPKANAFSIASLISVAAAEQAGKGALEERRGGRIAPARPGCRPQKMHFSTVTRDMEAISSPWLTQLSHFCDVAAFTANSLSSLNASGGYHLSPSPGDPYGQHEPPHYEPCTAQQHPHPPPQPQHGYPFGGAAAAAGTNPPAPGPEQPEGAGGASAGPAAVSGCSAGAAAAAKAPVKKNPKVANVSVQLEMKALWDEFNQLGTEMIVTKAGRRMFPTFQVKIFGMDPMADYMLLMDFVPVDDKRYRYAFHSSSWLVAGKADPATPGRVHYHPDSPAKGAQWMKQIVSFDKLKLTNNLLDDNGHIILNSMHRYQPRFHVVYVDPRKDSEKYAEENFKTFVFEETRFTAVTAYQNHRITQLKIASNPFAKGFRDCDPEDWPRNHRPGALPLMSAFARSRNPVSSPAHQNGTEKDAAESRREFEREAGGTALHQAEAAHQQLMSRVLSPALPGGGGGLVPLAGAGGGRPSPPHHELRLEPAASEPLHHHPYKYPPAAAAAYDHYLGAKSRPAPYPLPSIRGHSYHHHHHHHMNAAAAAAAAANMYSPAGAPAGYDYGPR; from the exons ATGGACGAAAACAGCCCTCTGTCTCCCAAGGCAAATGCTTTCAGTATCGCCTCTCTGATTTCAGTCGCCGCCGCCGAGCAAGCAGGGAAAGGAGCGCTGGAGGAGCGCCGCGGCGGCCGCAtcgcgcccgcccgccccggctgCCGCCCGCAGAAGATGCACTTCAGCACCGTCACCAGGGACATGGAAG CTATCTCCAGCCCCTGGCTCACCCAGCTGTCCCATTTTTGCGATGTTGCAGCTTTCACGGCCAACAGCCTGAGCAGCCTGAACGCCTCCGGGGGGTACCacctctccccctccccggggGACCCGTACGGACAACATGAGCCGCCGCACTACGAGCCCTGCACGGCTCAGCAGCACCCGCACCCGccgccccagccccagcacggcTACCCTttcggcggggcggcggcggcggccgggaccaacccgccggccccgggcccCGAGCAGCCCGAGGGCGCCGGTGGAGCCTCTGCGGGGCCGGCCGCAGTCTCGGGTTGCTCTGCGGGGGCGGCCGCCGCGGCCAAGGCGCCGGTGAAGAAGAACCCGAAGGTGGCCAACGTGAGCGTCCAGCTAGAGATGAAGGCGTTGTGGGACGAGTTCAACCAGCTGGGCACCGAGATGATCGTCACCAAGGCAGGCAG GCGCATGTTCCCCACCTTCCAGGTGAAGATATTCGGGATGGACCCTATGGCTGACTACATGCTCCTCATGGATTTTGTCCCGGTGGATGACAAGCGATACCG GTACGCCTTCCACAGTTCCTCCTGGCTGGTGGCCGGCAAAGCCGACCCCGCCACCCCCGGGAGAGTCCATTACCACCCGGACTCCCCGGCCAAAGGGGCGCAGTGGATGAAGCAGATCGTTTCCTTCGATAAGCTCAAACTGACCAACAATTTGCTGGATGACAACGGGCAT ATCATTTTGAACTCCATGCACAGATACCAGCCGCGTTTTCACGTGGTCTACGTGGACCCCCGGAAAGACAGCGAGAAGTACGCGGAGGAGAACTTCAAAACTTTCGTCTTCGAGGAGACGCGCTTCACGGCAGTGACCGCCTACCAGAACCACCGG ATCACGCAGTTGAAGATTGCAAGTAACCCTTTTGCCAAGGGATTCAGAGACTGCGACCCTGAGGACTG GCCCAGGAACCACAGGCCAGGGGCTCTTCCTCTCATGAGCGCTTTTGCCAGATCCCGCAATCCAGTCTCTTCTCCAGCCCACCAGAACGGGACAGAGAAAG ATGCTGCCGAGAGCCGGCGGGAGTTCGAGCGGGAGGCGGGCGGGACGGCGCTGCACCAGGCCGAGGCCGCGCACCAGCAGCTCATGTCCCGCGTGCTCAGCCCCGCGCTGccgggcggaggcggcgggcTGGTGCCGCtggccggggcgggcggcggccggcCCAGCCCGCCGCACCACGAACTGCGCCTGGAGCCCGCCGCGTCGGAGCCGCTGCATCACCATCCCTACAAGTACCcgccggcggcggccgccgcctACGACCACTACCTAGGGGCGAAGAGCCGGCCCGCCCCCTACCCCCTCCCCAGCATCCGCGGGCACAGctaccaccaccatcaccaccaccacatgaacgcggcggccgcggcggcggcggccgccaaCATGTACTCGCCGGCCGGGGCGCCCGCCGGCTACGACTACGGGCCCCGGTAA
- the TBX1 gene encoding T-box transcription factor TBX1 isoform X2 — protein MHFSTVTRDMEAFTANSLSSLNASGGYHLSPSPGDPYGQHEPPHYEPCTAQQHPHPPPQPQHGYPFGGAAAAAGTNPPAPGPEQPEGAGGASAGPAAVSGCSAGAAAAAKAPVKKNPKVANVSVQLEMKALWDEFNQLGTEMIVTKAGRRMFPTFQVKIFGMDPMADYMLLMDFVPVDDKRYRYAFHSSSWLVAGKADPATPGRVHYHPDSPAKGAQWMKQIVSFDKLKLTNNLLDDNGHIILNSMHRYQPRFHVVYVDPRKDSEKYAEENFKTFVFEETRFTAVTAYQNHRITQLKIASNPFAKGFRDCDPEDWPRNHRPGALPLMSAFARSRNPVSSPAHQNGTEKDAAESRREFEREAGGTALHQAEAAHQQLMSRVLSPALPGGGGGLVPLAGAGGGRPSPPHHELRLEPAASEPLHHHPYKYPPAAAAAYDHYLGAKSRPAPYPLPSIRGHSYHHHHHHHMNAAAAAAAAANMYSPAGAPAGYDYGPR, from the exons ATGCACTTCAGCACCGTCACCAGGGACATGGAAG CTTTCACGGCCAACAGCCTGAGCAGCCTGAACGCCTCCGGGGGGTACCacctctccccctccccggggGACCCGTACGGACAACATGAGCCGCCGCACTACGAGCCCTGCACGGCTCAGCAGCACCCGCACCCGccgccccagccccagcacggcTACCCTttcggcggggcggcggcggcggccgggaccaacccgccggccccgggcccCGAGCAGCCCGAGGGCGCCGGTGGAGCCTCTGCGGGGCCGGCCGCAGTCTCGGGTTGCTCTGCGGGGGCGGCCGCCGCGGCCAAGGCGCCGGTGAAGAAGAACCCGAAGGTGGCCAACGTGAGCGTCCAGCTAGAGATGAAGGCGTTGTGGGACGAGTTCAACCAGCTGGGCACCGAGATGATCGTCACCAAGGCAGGCAG GCGCATGTTCCCCACCTTCCAGGTGAAGATATTCGGGATGGACCCTATGGCTGACTACATGCTCCTCATGGATTTTGTCCCGGTGGATGACAAGCGATACCG GTACGCCTTCCACAGTTCCTCCTGGCTGGTGGCCGGCAAAGCCGACCCCGCCACCCCCGGGAGAGTCCATTACCACCCGGACTCCCCGGCCAAAGGGGCGCAGTGGATGAAGCAGATCGTTTCCTTCGATAAGCTCAAACTGACCAACAATTTGCTGGATGACAACGGGCAT ATCATTTTGAACTCCATGCACAGATACCAGCCGCGTTTTCACGTGGTCTACGTGGACCCCCGGAAAGACAGCGAGAAGTACGCGGAGGAGAACTTCAAAACTTTCGTCTTCGAGGAGACGCGCTTCACGGCAGTGACCGCCTACCAGAACCACCGG ATCACGCAGTTGAAGATTGCAAGTAACCCTTTTGCCAAGGGATTCAGAGACTGCGACCCTGAGGACTG GCCCAGGAACCACAGGCCAGGGGCTCTTCCTCTCATGAGCGCTTTTGCCAGATCCCGCAATCCAGTCTCTTCTCCAGCCCACCAGAACGGGACAGAGAAAG ATGCTGCCGAGAGCCGGCGGGAGTTCGAGCGGGAGGCGGGCGGGACGGCGCTGCACCAGGCCGAGGCCGCGCACCAGCAGCTCATGTCCCGCGTGCTCAGCCCCGCGCTGccgggcggaggcggcgggcTGGTGCCGCtggccggggcgggcggcggccggcCCAGCCCGCCGCACCACGAACTGCGCCTGGAGCCCGCCGCGTCGGAGCCGCTGCATCACCATCCCTACAAGTACCcgccggcggcggccgccgcctACGACCACTACCTAGGGGCGAAGAGCCGGCCCGCCCCCTACCCCCTCCCCAGCATCCGCGGGCACAGctaccaccaccatcaccaccaccacatgaacgcggcggccgcggcggcggcggccgccaaCATGTACTCGCCGGCCGGGGCGCCCGCCGGCTACGACTACGGGCCCCGGTAA